From a region of the Mycolicibacterium sp. MU0050 genome:
- a CDS encoding enoyl-CoA hydratase/isomerase family protein: MAPSETRPSPEEIIRYEKDPKTKIATITFDRPEFLNAPTSMARLRYADVLRAANADNDVKVVIIRGVGSNLGSGADLPEFMEGNDNPAVRLAELRLEDPDIAGEGGVTYPPKGTFRNGATISAWYANSQAGNRALQDFKKISIVEAKGYCYGWHFYQCADADLVISSDDALFGHPSFRYHGWGPRMWTWVQMMGLRKFQEMVFTGRPFTAAEMYDCNFLNKVVPREQLEDEVAKYALACARNRPVDTVFQQKMFFEIFKQQQGEYMGSLLSAFFESMGNGVANDSDDDLDMFESIDSGLSAAVNDNDSKFPPEFRLSKKNRAKPE, encoded by the coding sequence ATGGCGCCGTCCGAGACCAGGCCCAGCCCCGAGGAGATCATCCGTTACGAGAAGGACCCCAAGACCAAGATCGCGACCATCACCTTCGATCGGCCGGAGTTCCTCAACGCGCCGACGTCGATGGCCCGGCTGCGCTACGCCGACGTGCTGCGGGCCGCCAACGCGGACAACGACGTGAAGGTCGTGATCATCCGCGGGGTCGGGTCCAACCTGGGTAGCGGGGCCGATCTGCCGGAATTCATGGAGGGCAACGACAACCCGGCGGTACGGCTGGCCGAACTGCGCCTTGAGGACCCAGACATCGCAGGCGAGGGCGGCGTGACGTACCCGCCCAAGGGCACCTTCCGCAACGGGGCCACCATCTCGGCCTGGTACGCGAATTCGCAGGCGGGTAACCGCGCCCTGCAGGACTTCAAGAAGATCAGCATCGTCGAGGCCAAGGGCTACTGCTACGGGTGGCACTTCTACCAGTGCGCCGACGCGGACCTGGTGATCTCCAGCGACGACGCGCTGTTCGGCCACCCGTCGTTCCGGTACCACGGTTGGGGGCCGCGGATGTGGACGTGGGTGCAGATGATGGGTCTGCGCAAGTTCCAGGAGATGGTGTTCACCGGTCGGCCATTCACGGCCGCCGAGATGTATGACTGCAACTTCCTCAACAAGGTGGTGCCGCGCGAGCAACTCGAGGACGAGGTGGCCAAGTACGCGCTGGCGTGTGCCCGGAACCGCCCGGTGGACACCGTGTTCCAGCAGAAGATGTTCTTCGAGATCTTCAAGCAGCAGCAGGGCGAGTACATGGGCAGCCTGCTGTCCGCCTTCTTCGAATCGATGGGCAACGGGGTCGCCAACGACAGCGACGACGACCTGGACATGTTCGAGTCCATCGACAGCGGGTTGTCGGCCGCGGTGAACGACAACGACAGCAAGTTCCCGCCGGAATTCCGGCTCAGCAAGAAGAACCGGGCGAAGCCCGAATAA
- a CDS encoding CoA transferase has product MTAPLTGYTVVDLSSGIAGGYCTKLLADGGADVIKVEPPEGDRLRAWSASGAEVDAAAGGALFSFLAGGKHSVVADPADLDLLERLLTAADAVVWSPGSRLTEIAGLHPDRIRERHPGLTVTAITPFGLHGPWSDRAATEFTLQAWSGGALGIGRGEQHRAPAHVGGQVGDWVAGAYAAALTLAVRAGGGGQLIDLSMLEAQILGLTYYPVTYFEMLGRPWRTERRPTVPGVAEAADGLVALGCGTAQQWWDLCAMSGHEEWIDETSELTITEQANLHAEELFEWLRHEKVDDIRDLASAFRIPNSPVGNGENVTAMDHFVERGNFTRNPRDGFLQPTHPYRLSGVELCGPAPAPRLGEHTEHYAAAELAAAVRDQQPNPLPFQGLRVLDMTTFWAGPSCTHILAMLGAEVIHLESTPRPDGTRLIAGIPISEPLWWERSPIFSGLNTNKKCVTLDFQTEAGRDLLRRLIADSDVVVENFTPRVIDQLGLDYDSVRALREDIVMVRMPGFGLDGPWRDNPAFAYIIEDATGLSWLTGYPDRTPYEPYSVGDPNAGVHALSALLLALEHRRRTGQGVLVEAAMADAALNVAAEQVIEYSAYGALLQRDGNRGPVAAPQNIYQAHGIDEFGRDDTWVAIAIADDEQWQALVTALGGPAWAVRPEFATAVGRRAGHDLIDTELAAWCRTRSGDEIVETLWPAGVPVAKVMQPHRQTELAQLEHRGFFERVAHPAAGAAAHSTLPVRLSVGPDRYHRAPAPLLGQHNREILGRLGMDDAQLAALEADGVIGTEPAMGGRKKASK; this is encoded by the coding sequence ATGACCGCACCACTGACCGGCTACACGGTGGTCGACCTGTCCTCCGGCATCGCCGGCGGGTACTGCACCAAGCTACTCGCCGACGGGGGCGCCGACGTCATCAAAGTCGAACCGCCCGAAGGGGATCGGCTGCGCGCCTGGTCGGCCTCCGGCGCCGAGGTCGACGCGGCCGCCGGCGGTGCGCTGTTCAGCTTCCTGGCCGGAGGCAAGCACAGTGTGGTCGCGGATCCGGCCGACCTCGACCTGCTCGAGCGGCTGCTGACGGCCGCCGATGCGGTGGTGTGGTCGCCGGGCTCGCGGCTCACCGAGATCGCCGGGTTGCACCCCGACCGGATCCGGGAGCGGCACCCGGGCCTGACCGTCACCGCGATCACCCCGTTCGGGCTGCATGGCCCGTGGAGCGACCGCGCCGCCACCGAATTCACCCTGCAGGCGTGGTCGGGCGGTGCGCTCGGGATCGGGCGGGGTGAACAGCACCGCGCGCCCGCCCACGTCGGCGGCCAGGTGGGGGACTGGGTGGCCGGCGCCTACGCGGCGGCGCTGACCCTGGCGGTCCGCGCCGGTGGCGGTGGGCAACTGATCGACCTGTCGATGTTGGAGGCCCAGATCCTGGGCCTGACCTACTACCCGGTCACCTACTTCGAGATGTTGGGCCGGCCCTGGCGCACCGAACGTCGCCCCACCGTGCCCGGCGTGGCCGAGGCCGCCGACGGGTTGGTGGCGCTCGGCTGCGGCACCGCGCAGCAGTGGTGGGACCTGTGCGCGATGTCCGGCCACGAAGAGTGGATCGACGAGACCTCGGAACTGACCATCACCGAGCAGGCCAACCTGCACGCCGAGGAACTCTTCGAATGGCTGCGGCACGAAAAGGTCGACGACATCCGCGATCTCGCGTCGGCGTTCCGCATCCCCAACTCGCCGGTGGGCAACGGCGAGAACGTCACCGCGATGGACCATTTCGTCGAGCGGGGCAACTTCACCCGCAACCCGCGCGACGGCTTCCTGCAGCCCACCCATCCGTACCGGCTCTCCGGCGTCGAGCTGTGTGGCCCCGCCCCGGCCCCGCGTCTCGGCGAGCACACCGAGCACTACGCCGCCGCCGAACTTGCGGCCGCGGTCCGCGATCAGCAGCCGAACCCGTTGCCGTTCCAGGGGCTTCGGGTGCTGGACATGACCACCTTCTGGGCCGGCCCGTCGTGCACCCACATCCTGGCCATGCTGGGCGCCGAGGTCATCCACCTGGAGTCCACGCCCCGGCCCGACGGCACCCGGCTGATCGCGGGGATCCCGATCAGCGAACCGCTGTGGTGGGAACGCTCACCGATCTTCTCCGGCCTCAACACCAACAAGAAATGCGTGACGCTGGACTTCCAGACCGAGGCGGGCCGCGACCTGTTGCGCCGGTTGATCGCCGACAGTGACGTGGTGGTGGAGAACTTCACCCCGCGAGTCATCGACCAGCTGGGCCTCGACTACGACAGCGTGCGCGCCCTGCGCGAGGACATCGTGATGGTCCGCATGCCCGGCTTCGGGCTGGACGGGCCGTGGCGGGACAACCCGGCGTTCGCCTACATCATCGAGGACGCAACCGGTTTGAGCTGGCTGACCGGGTATCCGGATCGCACGCCATACGAGCCGTATTCGGTGGGCGATCCCAACGCGGGGGTCCATGCGCTCTCGGCCCTGCTGTTGGCGCTCGAGCATCGCCGGCGCACCGGTCAGGGTGTGCTGGTGGAGGCCGCGATGGCCGATGCCGCGCTGAACGTGGCCGCCGAGCAGGTGATCGAGTACAGCGCCTACGGCGCGCTGCTGCAGCGCGACGGAAACCGCGGGCCGGTGGCCGCTCCGCAGAACATCTATCAGGCCCACGGCATCGACGAGTTCGGCCGCGACGACACCTGGGTGGCGATCGCGATCGCCGACGACGAGCAGTGGCAGGCGCTGGTCACCGCGCTCGGCGGCCCGGCGTGGGCGGTGCGGCCCGAGTTCGCCACGGCCGTGGGCCGCCGCGCCGGACACGACCTCATCGACACCGAGCTCGCGGCGTGGTGTCGCACCCGCAGCGGCGACGAGATCGTCGAAACACTGTGGCCGGCCGGGGTTCCGGTGGCCAAGGTGATGCAGCCGCACCGGCAGACCGAACTGGCTCAGCTGGAGCACCGCGGGTTCTTCGAGCGGGTCGCGCATCCGGCGGCCGGTGCGGCGGCGCACAGCACGCTGCCCGTCCGGCTCTCCGTCGGGCCCGACCGCTACCACCGGGCCCCCGCACCGCTGCTCGGTCAGCACAACCGGGAGATCCTCGGCCGGCTCGGAATGGACGACGCCCAACTGGCGGCCCTGGAGGCCGACGGCGTCATCGGCACCGAACCGGCGATGGGCGGCCGGAAGAAGGCCTCGAAGTAG
- a CDS encoding SDR family NAD(P)-dependent oxidoreductase: MDTFEGRAAVITGGASGIGLATAGEFARRGASVLLADIDTETLDRAVGTLRDDGFDAHGVQCDVSDRDQVTALADEAFRLLGAVHVVFNNAGIALSGPISTMSHQDWRTMIDIDLWGPIHGVEAFLPRLVEQGQGGHLLFTASFAGLVPNIGLGPYCVAKYGVVALAEVLSREVKSDGIGVSVLCPMMVSTNLFATSARALQRDDNPADDLSMTGEGVLEVGDVARLTAEAVLADRLYVLPHQESRTSIRRRFDRIDATFDAQAAAGWQF, translated from the coding sequence GTGGATACCTTCGAAGGCCGCGCCGCGGTGATCACCGGCGGCGCCAGCGGAATCGGACTGGCCACCGCCGGCGAGTTCGCCCGCCGGGGCGCCAGTGTGCTGCTCGCCGACATCGACACCGAAACCTTGGACCGCGCGGTGGGCACGCTGCGCGACGACGGTTTCGACGCGCACGGCGTGCAATGCGATGTCAGCGACCGCGATCAGGTGACGGCGTTGGCCGACGAAGCATTTCGCCTGCTCGGCGCGGTGCACGTGGTGTTCAACAACGCCGGGATCGCCCTGAGCGGGCCGATTTCGACGATGTCGCACCAGGATTGGCGGACCATGATCGACATCGACCTGTGGGGACCCATCCACGGCGTCGAGGCGTTCCTGCCCCGCCTGGTCGAGCAGGGCCAGGGCGGGCATCTGCTGTTCACCGCGTCGTTCGCCGGCCTGGTGCCCAACATCGGCCTGGGCCCGTACTGCGTCGCCAAGTACGGGGTCGTCGCGCTGGCCGAGGTGCTCTCGCGCGAGGTCAAGAGCGACGGCATCGGCGTCTCGGTGCTGTGCCCGATGATGGTCTCCACCAACCTGTTCGCCACCTCGGCGCGGGCGCTGCAGCGCGACGACAATCCGGCCGACGACCTCTCCATGACCGGGGAGGGTGTGCTCGAGGTCGGCGACGTGGCGCGGCTGACCGCCGAGGCCGTGCTGGCCGACCGGCTCTACGTGCTCCCCCACCAGGAGTCGCGGACCTCGATCCGGCGCCGGTTCGACCGGATCGACGCCACCTTCGATGCGCAGGCCGCCGCCGGCTGGCAGTTCTAG
- a CDS encoding mycofactocin-coupled SDR family oxidoreductase, whose translation MTGRVEGKVAFITGAARGQGRAHAVRLAEEGADIIAIDICKKIDTVDLIAESTPEDLAETADLVKNLGRRIVTAEVDVRDFDALKAAVDSGVEQLGRLDIIVANAGIGNGGQTLDKTSETDWTAMIDINLGGVWKTVKAGLPHIIEAGRGGSVILTSSVGGLKAYPHTGHYVAAKHGVVGLMRTFAVELGAQNIRVNSVHPTNVNTPLFMNEPTMRLFRPDLENPGPEDMKVVGQLMHTLPIGWVEPEDIANAVLFLASDEARYITGVTLPVDGGSCLK comes from the coding sequence ATGACAGGACGCGTTGAAGGCAAGGTCGCATTCATCACCGGTGCGGCCCGCGGCCAGGGCCGCGCGCACGCGGTGCGGCTGGCCGAAGAGGGCGCCGACATCATCGCCATCGACATCTGCAAGAAGATCGACACGGTCGACCTGATCGCGGAGTCCACCCCGGAGGACCTCGCCGAGACCGCCGACCTGGTCAAGAATCTGGGCCGCCGCATCGTCACCGCCGAGGTGGACGTGCGGGACTTCGACGCCCTCAAGGCCGCGGTCGACAGCGGCGTCGAGCAGCTCGGCCGGCTCGACATCATCGTCGCCAACGCCGGCATCGGCAACGGCGGTCAGACGCTGGACAAGACCAGCGAGACCGACTGGACGGCGATGATCGATATCAACCTCGGCGGCGTCTGGAAGACCGTCAAGGCCGGTCTGCCGCACATCATCGAGGCCGGCCGCGGCGGATCGGTGATCCTGACCAGCTCCGTCGGCGGCCTGAAGGCCTACCCGCACACCGGGCACTACGTCGCCGCCAAGCACGGTGTCGTCGGCCTGATGCGGACCTTCGCCGTCGAGTTGGGCGCCCAGAACATCCGGGTCAACTCGGTGCACCCGACGAACGTGAACACCCCGCTGTTCATGAACGAGCCCACCATGCGGCTGTTCCGTCCGGACCTGGAGAACCCGGGCCCCGAGGACATGAAGGTCGTCGGCCAGCTCATGCACACGCTGCCGATCGGCTGGGTGGAGCCCGAGGACATCGCCAACGCGGTGCTGTTCCTGGCCTCCGACGAGGCGCGCTACATCACCGGCGTCACGCTGCCGGTCGACGGCGGCAGCTGCCTGAAGTAA
- a CDS encoding cytochrome P450: MTTTETSQTEVYYDPYDLELNKDPYPMFARIREEAPLYYNSTHDFYALSRYDDVNRGLIDWETFSSARGAILEIIKSGMEIPSGTLIFEDPPIHNIHRNLLSRMFTPRKVLALEPQIREFTARCLDPVVGTGKFDFVQDLGEQMPMRVIGMLLGIPEEHQRHITDHGEATLQKEKVDALATGEVFAEFIDYRMKNPSDDIMTDLLNAEFEDETGTLRKLGREELLLYLTVIATAGAETTTRLIGWAGKLLGEHPDQRAQLAADPSLIPGAVEEVLRMEPPALQVARYVTRDVEFYDQVVPEGNVMIFLLAAANRDHSRWPNGDSFDIHRETKAHITFGAGTHFCMGNALARLEGKIALEEILKRFPEWEVDYAGAKMSPTTAVRGWETMPTRIP, from the coding sequence GTGACCACGACCGAGACCAGCCAGACCGAGGTCTATTACGACCCGTACGACCTCGAGCTGAACAAGGATCCGTACCCGATGTTCGCGCGGATCCGCGAGGAAGCCCCGCTGTACTACAACTCCACGCACGACTTCTACGCGCTCAGCCGGTACGACGACGTCAACCGCGGCCTGATCGACTGGGAGACGTTCAGCTCGGCGCGCGGGGCCATCCTGGAGATCATCAAGTCGGGCATGGAAATCCCCTCCGGCACACTGATCTTCGAGGATCCGCCCATCCACAACATCCACCGCAACCTGTTGTCGCGGATGTTCACCCCGCGCAAGGTGCTCGCCTTGGAGCCGCAGATCCGCGAGTTCACGGCGCGCTGCCTGGACCCCGTCGTGGGCACCGGGAAGTTCGACTTCGTCCAGGATCTCGGTGAGCAGATGCCGATGCGGGTCATCGGCATGCTGCTCGGCATCCCGGAGGAGCACCAGCGCCACATCACCGATCACGGCGAGGCCACGCTGCAGAAGGAGAAGGTCGACGCGCTGGCCACCGGCGAGGTGTTCGCGGAGTTCATTGACTACCGGATGAAGAACCCGTCCGACGACATCATGACCGACCTGCTCAACGCGGAGTTCGAGGACGAGACCGGCACGCTGCGCAAGCTGGGTCGCGAGGAGCTGCTGCTCTACCTGACGGTGATCGCCACGGCGGGCGCCGAGACCACCACCCGGCTGATCGGCTGGGCGGGCAAGCTGCTCGGCGAGCACCCGGATCAGCGGGCGCAGCTGGCCGCCGACCCGTCGCTGATCCCCGGAGCGGTCGAGGAAGTCCTGCGGATGGAGCCGCCGGCCCTGCAGGTGGCCCGGTACGTCACCCGCGACGTCGAGTTCTACGACCAGGTTGTCCCGGAGGGCAACGTGATGATCTTCCTGTTGGCGGCGGCCAACCGGGACCACAGCCGGTGGCCCAACGGCGACAGCTTCGACATCCATCGGGAAACCAAGGCGCACATCACTTTCGGCGCCGGCACCCACTTCTGCATGGGTAACGCGCTGGCCCGGCTGGAAGGCAAGATCGCGCTCGAGGAGATCCTCAAGCGTTTCCCCGAGTGGGAGGTGGACTACGCCGGCGCGAAGATGTCCCCCACCACCGCGGTCCGCGGGTGGGAGACCATGCCCACCCGCATCCCCTGA
- a CDS encoding cytochrome P450, whose product MSTSGAATEFDNIDYFTDPSLVPDPYPYYDHQRSQCPVLPTSNYGVVAVTGHEEASIVYKDAELYSSCIAVGGPFPPLPFTPEGNDISEQIEAHRAELPMSEHMVTMDPPQHSRARSLLNRLLTPKRLKENEEFMWRLADQQLDEIIGDQTGTVKVEFLEGYAKPFSMLVICDLLGVPEEDHDDFRQMLAPRPGNTVGSLDGETLEHNPLQWLEDKFCAYLEDRRANPRDDILTGLATAKYPEGDTPEIIDVVKSATFLFAAGQETTTKLLSAAMRLLAERPDVVERLRNDRSKIPNFVEEMLRMESPVKSAFRLVKKDTTLGGVDLKAGTIVMVNPGAINRDPRRFDDPHEFDFERSNVREHLAFGRGAHSCPGGPLARVEGRVSIERLLDRMDNLRLDEEKHGPAGDRKFNYEPTFILRGLTEINIEFTPRQPDAATS is encoded by the coding sequence TTGTCCACGTCCGGTGCCGCGACTGAGTTCGACAACATCGATTACTTCACGGACCCCTCGTTGGTCCCCGACCCCTACCCCTACTACGACCATCAGCGGTCGCAGTGTCCCGTGCTGCCGACCTCGAACTACGGCGTCGTCGCGGTCACCGGCCACGAGGAAGCCTCGATCGTCTACAAGGACGCCGAGCTGTACTCGTCGTGCATCGCCGTCGGCGGGCCGTTCCCGCCGCTGCCGTTCACCCCCGAGGGCAACGACATCAGCGAGCAGATCGAGGCGCACCGGGCCGAGCTGCCCATGAGCGAGCACATGGTCACCATGGACCCGCCGCAGCACTCCCGCGCCCGCTCGCTGCTCAACCGGCTCCTGACGCCCAAGCGGCTCAAGGAGAACGAGGAGTTCATGTGGCGGCTGGCCGATCAGCAGCTCGACGAGATCATCGGTGACCAGACCGGCACGGTGAAGGTCGAGTTCCTCGAGGGCTACGCCAAGCCGTTCTCCATGCTGGTCATCTGCGACCTGCTCGGCGTGCCCGAGGAAGACCACGACGACTTCCGGCAGATGCTGGCCCCGCGGCCCGGCAACACCGTCGGCAGCCTGGACGGCGAGACGCTGGAGCACAACCCGCTGCAGTGGCTCGAGGACAAGTTCTGCGCCTACCTCGAGGACCGCCGCGCCAACCCGCGCGACGACATCCTCACCGGGCTGGCCACCGCCAAGTACCCCGAGGGCGACACCCCCGAGATCATCGACGTGGTCAAGAGCGCGACCTTCCTGTTCGCCGCCGGCCAGGAGACCACCACCAAGCTGCTCAGCGCCGCGATGCGGCTGCTCGCCGAGCGCCCCGACGTCGTCGAGCGGCTGCGCAACGACCGCAGCAAGATCCCGAACTTCGTCGAGGAGATGCTGCGCATGGAAAGCCCGGTGAAGTCGGCCTTCCGATTGGTCAAAAAGGACACCACCCTGGGTGGCGTGGACCTGAAGGCCGGCACCATCGTGATGGTCAATCCCGGTGCCATCAACCGCGATCCGCGCCGGTTCGACGATCCGCACGAGTTCGACTTCGAGCGCTCCAACGTGCGCGAGCATCTGGCCTTCGGCCGGGGCGCGCACTCCTGCCCCGGCGGTCCGCTGGCCCGCGTGGAGGGCCGGGTGTCCATCGAGCGGCTGCTGGACCGGATGGACAACCTGCGGCTCGACGAGGAGAAGCACGGGCCCGCGGGCGATCGCAAGTTCAACTACGAGCCCACGTTCATCCTGCGTGGCCTGACCGAGATCAACATCGAGTTCACGCCCCGCCAGCCCGACGCCGCGACCTCGTAA
- a CDS encoding helix-turn-helix domain-containing protein, whose protein sequence is MASPTGTSRRLGAPDAKNRVVLLDAAEELMREEGYAAVTSRRVADKAGLKPQLVHYYFRTMDELFLALFGRRAEQMQHYHQLALNSPQPLWALWELNTDPAGTGISMEFIALANHRKALRAEIARFAEMFRREQIRTFTAAMSRYDVPFEEFTPTVLMVLMTGATQVLVQEELLGMTVGHEETHQFAERWLTYLEGERKLGDNWRQPPATDGDSVEE, encoded by the coding sequence ATGGCATCGCCAACCGGCACGTCGCGTCGTTTGGGAGCGCCCGACGCGAAGAACCGGGTTGTGCTCCTCGACGCCGCCGAAGAACTGATGCGCGAGGAGGGCTACGCGGCGGTGACCTCGCGGCGGGTGGCCGACAAGGCGGGCCTGAAACCGCAGCTGGTGCACTATTACTTCCGCACCATGGACGAGCTCTTCCTGGCGCTGTTCGGGCGGCGGGCCGAGCAGATGCAGCACTATCACCAACTGGCCCTGAACTCGCCGCAGCCGCTGTGGGCGCTGTGGGAACTCAACACCGACCCGGCCGGCACCGGCATCAGCATGGAGTTCATCGCGCTGGCCAACCACCGCAAGGCGCTGCGCGCGGAGATCGCCCGCTTCGCCGAGATGTTCCGTCGGGAACAGATCAGGACGTTCACCGCGGCGATGTCGCGGTACGACGTGCCGTTCGAGGAGTTCACCCCGACCGTGCTGATGGTGTTGATGACGGGCGCGACCCAGGTACTGGTCCAGGAGGAGCTGCTGGGCATGACCGTCGGCCACGAGGAGACCCACCAGTTCGCCGAGCGTTGGCTGACCTATCTGGAAGGTGAGCGCAAGCTCGGCGACAACTGGCGTCAGCCGCCGGCGACCGACGGGGACTCCGTCGAGGAGTAA
- a CDS encoding enoyl-CoA hydratase/isomerase family protein, whose amino-acid sequence MVDLEIDDGLAVITIDRPQARNAIAPETMDQLDSALDSAAGAQALVIRGGGDKAFVSGGDLKELAKLRTEEQAAAMARRMRGVCDRIAAFPAPVIAALNGHALGGGAEVAVAADIRIAADDIRIGFNQVSLAIMPAWGGAERLAGLVGRSQALLLAGSGSILTAGEAQRIGLINQVLPRAAFDEGWRSVARSLTNGPAGQVKKVLAGVTPEEAIGAFARLWVADEHWAAADRVMSKSGK is encoded by the coding sequence ATGGTCGACCTTGAAATCGATGACGGGCTCGCGGTGATCACCATCGACCGGCCGCAGGCCCGGAATGCGATCGCGCCGGAGACCATGGACCAGCTCGACTCGGCGCTGGACTCGGCGGCCGGCGCGCAAGCACTGGTGATCCGTGGTGGCGGCGACAAGGCCTTCGTCTCCGGCGGGGACCTCAAGGAACTGGCCAAGCTGCGGACCGAGGAGCAGGCGGCAGCGATGGCGCGCCGGATGCGCGGGGTCTGCGACCGCATCGCGGCGTTCCCGGCCCCGGTGATCGCCGCACTCAACGGCCACGCCCTCGGCGGCGGCGCCGAGGTGGCGGTCGCGGCCGACATCCGCATTGCCGCCGACGACATCCGGATCGGCTTCAACCAGGTGTCGCTGGCGATCATGCCGGCCTGGGGCGGCGCGGAGCGGCTGGCCGGACTGGTGGGCCGCAGCCAGGCGCTGCTGCTGGCCGGCAGCGGGTCGATCCTGACCGCGGGCGAGGCGCAGCGCATCGGCCTGATCAATCAGGTGCTGCCGCGCGCGGCCTTCGACGAGGGCTGGCGCTCGGTGGCCCGGTCGCTGACCAACGGCCCGGCCGGGCAGGTCAAGAAGGTGCTGGCCGGCGTGACCCCGGAGGAGGCCATCGGCGCCTTCGCCCGCCTGTGGGTCGCCGACGAGCACTGGGCGGCCGCCGACCGGGTGATGTCCAAATCCGGCAAGTAG
- a CDS encoding amidohydrolase family protein yields MGQLSHKVDIPFPLFDADNHLYEPPEAMTKYLPKEYKDVVQYVEVNGRTKIAIKGQISNYIPNPTFSVVAKPGAWEEYFKYGNPDGKSKRELFGEPMKAIPAFFEPEPRIKVMDELGVDRSLMFPTLASLIEERLSDDPVAIHVLIHSLNQWLDEVWGFNYKNRIFTTPVITLPIVEKAIEELEWAVKRGARAILIRPAPVPGFRGPRSFALPEFDPFWERCVHHDVFIGMHSSDSGYSRYTSEWDGAQQEMLPFQTNAMSILNEWRPIQDAVASWVIHGALFRHPKLKVGIVEAGSKWMFPLLDSMAEVYKKAPEAFLGNPIEEIKNRIYVSPFYEEGIDDLINLIGVDQVLYGSDWPHPEGLAEPTHYVTALEHLSVEDQAKIMGGNLGRLVTV; encoded by the coding sequence ATGGGGCAACTGTCGCACAAGGTCGACATTCCGTTTCCGCTGTTCGATGCGGACAACCATCTCTATGAACCGCCCGAGGCGATGACGAAGTACCTCCCCAAGGAGTACAAGGACGTCGTCCAGTACGTCGAGGTCAACGGCCGCACCAAGATCGCGATCAAGGGCCAGATCAGCAACTACATTCCGAACCCCACCTTCTCGGTGGTAGCCAAGCCCGGCGCCTGGGAGGAGTACTTCAAGTACGGCAACCCGGACGGCAAGAGCAAGCGCGAACTGTTCGGTGAGCCCATGAAGGCCATCCCGGCGTTCTTCGAGCCCGAACCGCGCATCAAGGTGATGGACGAGCTCGGCGTCGACCGCAGCCTGATGTTCCCGACGCTGGCCAGCCTCATCGAGGAGCGGCTGTCCGACGACCCGGTCGCCATCCACGTGCTCATCCACTCGCTGAACCAGTGGCTGGACGAGGTGTGGGGCTTCAACTACAAGAACCGCATCTTCACCACCCCGGTGATCACGCTGCCGATCGTCGAGAAGGCCATCGAAGAACTCGAGTGGGCGGTCAAGCGCGGCGCCCGCGCCATCCTGATCCGTCCCGCACCGGTGCCCGGCTTCCGTGGCCCGCGCTCGTTCGCGCTGCCCGAGTTCGACCCGTTCTGGGAGCGCTGCGTCCACCACGACGTGTTCATCGGCATGCACTCCTCGGACAGCGGCTACTCCCGCTACACCTCGGAGTGGGACGGCGCCCAGCAGGAGATGCTGCCGTTCCAGACCAACGCCATGTCGATCCTCAACGAGTGGCGCCCGATCCAGGACGCGGTGGCCTCCTGGGTCATCCACGGCGCGCTGTTCCGGCACCCGAAGCTCAAGGTCGGCATCGTCGAGGCCGGCTCCAAGTGGATGTTCCCGCTGCTGGACTCCATGGCCGAGGTGTACAAGAAGGCCCCCGAGGCGTTCCTGGGCAACCCGATCGAGGAGATCAAGAACCGGATCTACGTCAGCCCGTTCTACGAGGAGGGCATCGACGACCTGATCAACCTGATCGGTGTCGACCAGGTGCTGTACGGCTCCGACTGGCCGCATCCGGAGGGCCTGGCCGAGCCGACGCACTACGTCACCGCGCTCGAGCACCTCTCGGTCGAGGATCAGGCCAAGATCATGGGTGGCAACCTCGGACGCCTCGTCACGGTGTGA